Within the Rhizobium sp. BG4 genome, the region CGCTTGGTACAGCCTTACGCAACATGGTCGAGAATGAGTGATGAGAGCCGTGACGAGACCAGGCGACAAGCCGCCAGCTTCCTCGCAGGCCTTGAGTGAAGCAACCCACGCGACATGCTGCATCTGTATCCCGGGTCAACCTGGTCCTCATGGTCGGAAGGTTAAGGTGAAGGTCGACCCACTTGCCGATGTCGAGCGCCTTAGCTTGCCGCGATGGATCTCGGCAATTCGGCCGATAATTTTCAACCCTATCCCAAGGCTGTCGGTCTCTGCTTCCCTGACAGTTTGGTCGACAGCTGCCATCCGCCGATCTTCAACCTCTATAAGATGGGACCCGACGCGGACGACGATATGGGTTCGCTCCGGCGTATGACGAACGGCGTTTTCAATCAGATTACGGACCGCATCGCGCAAGAGAGACGGAACTCCCCTGACCAGCGCGCTGTCGACGTCTTTTATAAGCTCTACGGAGTGCAGGTTCTCGTATACCCAGGGTGCTACCTGCTCGACGGCAGATGTTGACACCTCGATCAGGTCAACAGTTTCAAAAGCGCCGTGATCGAAGCTTTCAAGGCGGGCGAGCGACGTTAGCTGGGACACGAAGCGCACGAGATCATCGAGGTCGGCCTCGACCAGCCTCGCGCGCGGATGATCGATATGCCCAAGTTCCAGCTTCATTGCTGCTAGCGGCGTGCGGATTTCATGCGCGATCCCCGAGGTCAGCGTCTTTTGCGACGTCATGAGCTCCGCCACCCTTTCGAACGCCCTGTTAACGGCAATGGCAAGATGAGCAACCTCGCGCGGCATCTCGTCGAACTTCAAATGAGAGCGCGCATCCATCGGATCGATCTGGTCTGCTGCCTCGGCGGCGGCGCGGACCGGTCCGAGAGCCTGTCGTACGGAAAGCAATGTGGCCCCAAGCACGAGAATGAGCAAAATACTCATTGGCACGACAAGGTGCTCGATGATCTCGTTCCACAAGACGTCGGAAACAACCTCTTGTGGATCACCAAGCGTGGCGACATCGATCAGAAACCGCTGGCCTGCGATAAAAAATGCCCGCCCCCCGACCAATGTGAGAGGCTTGCCAGACTTCAGCGACCG harbors:
- a CDS encoding ATP-binding protein, with protein sequence MSRNRPTLGTIVAKRIAFFAVLAMLVQLAVVISDYYWNTGELSRLYVEQETQRLSEGIFVDRDTVRYQLPQTIRDRYRQDGAGYLARIRSANGTLLFESCDPACEDRFLPVDIDRPDFWLRSLKSGKPLTLVGGRAFFIAGQRFLIDVATLGDPQEVVSDVLWNEIIEHLVVPMSILLILVLGATLLSVRQALGPVRAAAEAADQIDPMDARSHLKFDEMPREVAHLAIAVNRAFERVAELMTSQKTLTSGIAHEIRTPLAAMKLELGHIDHPRARLVEADLDDLVRFVSQLTSLARLESFDHGAFETVDLIEVSTSAVEQVAPWVYENLHSVELIKDVDSALVRGVPSLLRDAVRNLIENAVRHTPERTHIVVRVGSHLIEVEDRRMAAVDQTVREAETDSLGIGLKIIGRIAEIHRGKLRRSTSASGSTFTLTFRP